The window CGGCCGCCATCAGCTTGGCGTCGGCGGGCTTGTAGAGCGAGACGGACTCGCCCGGGTCCGGCCCGGACAGGCCCGCGTACCGGGCGCCGAGCCCCACGCCCAGCTCCTCGGCGACCAGCACCAGCTCTCCGAAGCCGCCCAGCGGCGCCGGTCCGGAGCAGGCGACCGCGGTGGCGCGGGCTCCCGAGACATCGTCGCCGACGTGCGCGATGCCGGTGTAGAGCCAGCCGACCGGGAGCGGCCAGGGCAGCCAGACGGGGACCTGGGAACGGGCGACGGCCACGCCGAGCGCCTCCACGCTCGGGGGCAGCACGGGCTGCATCGGGTGCACCGCTCCGTGCCGGTCGCACTGCCAGGTGTCTGAGAACAGACCGGGGGCGCGGACCCGACCGGCGCACCTCGGGCAGCTAGGCTCGCCCCTCATAGCCGACAACGCTCCTCCCTCCGGACCGCCGCGTCAAGGACGATCACCCGTACGGAGGGCGCGGCGGTACCTGTCGGTGCGGACACCCGTTCGGCGCCGGGCGGGCGCGCTGCGGGCGGTTCCCGCTAGGGAATGTCCAGCGGCGGCCGGTGGCAAACGTCGGTGCCGCTCCGGGTGGGCCGGGCCGGACGCACTGACGCCCCGTCAACGGCGATCGCGGTGACGGGGCGTCAGTCGGGTATCGGAACGTCGGGATCGGACGCTCCCGGCTCTTCGGCGGCGGGTGAGGGCTCCCGGTCGGAGGCGCCGCGCTGGGTCAGACGGTCGGGCACGGACGGATGAGCAGGCGCTCGCCGGTGCGGGCGGCGGCCTGGACGAGTTCGCGGACGGTCTCGGCGTCGGCGATCACGCGGTCGGTGGCGGTGCCGTGGGCGTCGTCCAGCCGGACGATCTCGAAGCGCATGGGCCTCTCCTTCTCTTGCCCCGTCGGGCGGGGCGGTCGTGGCTGAGTGGGTATCAGCCCTTTCGCGGTCTGTCGGATCGAACGGTCGACGGTCTGCTGAGGCAAAGGGGCTCCCCCTGCTTGCCAAGTGCGTCTGGTACCTCGTGAACCACTGTCTCGTGGTGCTGCTACCGGGCCGTTGCCCGTCCGTAAAGCCCAGGTTTCGGCGGATTGTCGCCAGCGTCGACCCCGACGATGATTCCCGGACAGAATCAAATATTACCGCAACTAACGACTTTTGTCGTGGGACTTCCCGGGGCGGGGCGCCGGCGCCCCGCCCCGGGGTGGTCCGGGCTCAGCCCCAGAAGGCCAGCAGGGCCTCGGCCGTGGCCTCCGGCCGTTCGGCGTTGGGGGAGTGGCCGGCGTCCTCGATCACCACGCGGCGGGCGCCCAGCCGCTCGGCCATCCGGGTCTGCTCCGGCACCGGCCAGGCGTAGTCCCGGACCCCGGAGAGCACCAGGGCGGGCAGCGCGGCCGCGGTCGCGGCCAGCTCGTCCACCCGGTCGGGCGCGGCGATCAGATGGGCGCCGGTGGTGGCGAGCGCCTGCGGCACGTTGGCCACCCAGCGGCGGTGCAGGAACTCCGCGACCTCGGGGGCGGGGCGGCGGGCCCGGTCGCCGCCGGTCTGCTCCGCCTGCCGCTCCATCTGCTGGAGCACCTGCCAGATCTCCTCCAGGCTCATCGACGGCAGCACGCCGATCAGCAGCTTGGTCCGCTCCGCCTCGGCGGGCTCGATCGAGGCGGGCCCGGTGGACATCAAAGTCAGTGAACTCCACGGCAGCGGACCGTCGGCGGCCGCCGCCAGGACGGCCTCCCGGGCCACCTGGCCGCCGAAGGAGTGGCCGAGCAGGTGGAGCGGCGCGTCGCCCTCGGCGAGCACCTCGGAGAGCGCCCGGACGTCCGCCCCCAGGGCGTCGACCGCGTAGGCGGCCGGATCGTCGGGGCCGCCGCTCTCGTACTGGCCGCGCTGGTCGACCGCGGTCACCCGGTAGCCGGCCGCGGCGAGCGGCTCCAGGAGCGCGATGAAGTCCTCCTTGCTGCCGGTGAACCCGGGCACGAGCAGGGCCGTCCCGCGGACCGCACCGGCCGGCTCCGCCCGCAGCGCGGCGAACTCCCCGCGCGCCGTCGGCACCCGCAGGGCGCGCGCGCAGCGGGGGAGGGTGAGGAACGGCGGCGTGCTCATGGGCGATCTCCTGCGTGCGCGGGTGCGGTGCGGCGGGGCGACTGGCGCCGGTGACGCCGAGCGTAGCCGGGTGGAAACGCCGCAGGGGGCGACGCCGCCCGGTGGCCGGACGGGGTCGCCCCCTGCGCTTGGTGCGTGACCGGATCAGCTCTCCGGGGCCGCCTCGGGAGCGGCAGCCGCCGGGCGGCGGGTACGGGCCCGACGACGCGGGGCCGCGGCCTCGGCCGGGGCGTCCGCGCCGGCCTCGGGGGCCGCGGCGGCCTCGGCGACCGGCTCGGCCGTCGTCGCCTTGGCCCGCGAACGGGTCCGCTTCACGGCCGGCTTCCCCTCGGACTTCTCCGCGGTCTGCACGGCGGCGGCCGGAGCGGCGGCCTCGGCGACCGCGGCGGGCGCCTCGGTCACCGCGTCGACGGCGGTCTCGCCGGCGGCGGCGCGGGGACGGCGACGGCGGCGGCGCGGGGCCGCGCCCTCGCCCTCGGCGCCCTCGACGGCCGGAGCCGCCGGGGCGTCGACCGCGGCGACGGCCTCGGTGGTCGCGTCGAGCACGGCGTCACCCTCGACCGTGGAACCGCCGCGGGTGCGACGGCGCTCGCGGGCCCGGCGGGCGGGCTTCTCCTCGGCCGCCTCGGCGGCGGGGGCGGCGCCCCGGCCGCCACCGGTCCGGCC of the Kitasatospora sp. NBC_01246 genome contains:
- a CDS encoding alpha/beta fold hydrolase gives rise to the protein MSTPPFLTLPRCARALRVPTARGEFAALRAEPAGAVRGTALLVPGFTGSKEDFIALLEPLAAAGYRVTAVDQRGQYESGGPDDPAAYAVDALGADVRALSEVLAEGDAPLHLLGHSFGGQVAREAVLAAAADGPLPWSSLTLMSTGPASIEPAEAERTKLLIGVLPSMSLEEIWQVLQQMERQAEQTGGDRARRPAPEVAEFLHRRWVANVPQALATTGAHLIAAPDRVDELAATAAALPALVLSGVRDYAWPVPEQTRMAERLGARRVVIEDAGHSPNAERPEATAEALLAFWG
- a CDS encoding DUF6758 family protein, whose amino-acid sequence is MRGEPSCPRCAGRVRAPGLFSDTWQCDRHGAVHPMQPVLPPSVEALGVAVARSQVPVWLPWPLPVGWLYTGIAHVGDDVSGARATAVACSGPAPLGGFGELVLVAEELGVGLGARYAGLSGPDPGESVSLYKPADAKLMAAGRPTPMFHVPDAPADRAVFVGEARGLWLWAVAWPEQSALVMYDELVLTDLREAGAELGLLPCGALSPQLLG